A single region of the Rhinoraja longicauda isolate Sanriku21f chromosome 12, sRhiLon1.1, whole genome shotgun sequence genome encodes:
- the LOC144598509 gene encoding uncharacterized protein LOC144598509: MENGDGSFNVSSRLRLTHPLRAPGTVATCLVQHLTGTVSERLPPTPRFLKYYFILLSLILIVPLCIGFVYIYHSKLKKGKESSAHDTTVDIQSMRNQNNSVNEDNVSISDEYLHYAPVYFNKGKQRQALRSTEQSQETEYAVLKVKAKNNL; encoded by the exons ATGGAGAACGGGGACGGTAGCTTTAACGTGAGCTCCCGGCTGCGGCTCACCCACCCTCTGCGGGCGCCGGGCACCGTCGCCACCTGCCTGGTTCAGCACCTCACGGGGACGGTGAGCGAACGTTTACCTCCCACCCCAA GATTCCTCAAGTATTATTTCATTCTACTGAGTCTTATCCTAATAGTACCTCTATGCATCGGGTTCGTGTATATTTATCACAGTAAATTGAAGAAAGGAAAAG AATCATCTGCCCATGACACAACTGTTGATATTCAAAGCATGAGAAACCAAAATAACTCAGTAAATGAG GATAATGTTTCAATAAGCGATGAATATCTGCATTACGcgcctgtttatttcaacaagggAAAGCAAAGACAGGCATTGAGATCGACCGAACAATCCCAAGAAACAGAATATGCCGTCTTAAAGGTCAAAGCTAAAAATAATTTATGA